CGCGATCATGATCGCGCAGGTCATCCTGCGTTATTTCTTCAACTCACCGCTGTTCTGGGCCGAGGAAATCGCGGTCCAGCTCCTGGTGTTCATCACGCTGATCGGCCTGTCGCTGCTGGTCCACGCCGGTCATCTCGTCACCATCGACTTCCTGTCGCGCGCGCTGGGCGACACCGGGCGCGGCGTGCTGGCCATCGTGCTCGGACTCGGCTTCCTGGTGCTGCTCACCTTCGTCGCCAAGCTCGGCTGGGACTGGGTGATGCGGCCCGACGTGCGCATGGAACTGGGCGCCACCACCCAGTTGCCACGCTGGTACAACTATTCGCTGCTGCCCGGCGCGATGCTGGCGATGGCCTTCCACCAGTTCGCCGCGGTACTGCGCC
Above is a window of Azoarcus olearius DNA encoding:
- a CDS encoding TRAP transporter small permease, coding for MFIHDLIQTLDRALASVERLVAIALTAALTAIMIAQVILRYFFNSPLFWAEEIAVQLLVFITLIGLSLLVHAGHLVTIDFLSRALGDTGRGVLAIVLGLGFLVLLTFVAKLGWDWVMRPDVRMELGATTQLPRWYNYSLLPGAMLAMAFHQFAAVLRQVRALAGARA